In one Pseudomonas sp. MM211 genomic region, the following are encoded:
- the adhP gene encoding alcohol dehydrogenase AdhP has protein sequence MQQTMKAAVVHAFGEPLRLEEVKVPLPGPGQILVKIEAAGVCHTDLHAADGDWPVKPSLPFIPGHEGVGYVAAVGRGVTRIKEGDRVGVPWLYTACGCCEHCLTGWETLCADQQNTGYSVNGSYAEYVLADPNYVGILPKNVGFAEIAPILCAGVTVYKGLKVTGARPGQWVAISGIGGLGHVAVQYARAMGLHVAAIDVDDAKLELARKLGASLTINACHENPAEVIQRDIGGAHGVLVTAVSNSAFSQAIGMARRGGTVALVGLPPGDFPTPIFDVVLKAISITGSIVGTRADLQEAMDFAGEGLVKATIHRDTLDNVNGILEQLRAGKVEGRVVMQF, from the coding sequence ATGCAACAGACCATGAAAGCCGCCGTCGTGCATGCCTTCGGCGAGCCTTTACGGCTCGAAGAGGTAAAGGTTCCCTTGCCCGGCCCTGGGCAAATACTGGTAAAGATCGAGGCGGCTGGCGTCTGCCATACCGATCTGCACGCCGCCGACGGCGACTGGCCGGTGAAACCCAGCCTGCCGTTCATTCCCGGCCATGAGGGCGTGGGCTATGTCGCCGCCGTAGGCCGCGGCGTGACGCGGATCAAAGAAGGCGACCGCGTCGGCGTACCCTGGTTATACACAGCCTGTGGCTGCTGCGAGCACTGCCTTACTGGCTGGGAAACCCTTTGCGCTGATCAGCAGAACACCGGCTATTCGGTCAACGGCAGCTACGCCGAATACGTGCTGGCCGATCCAAACTATGTGGGCATTCTGCCCAAGAACGTCGGATTCGCCGAGATCGCGCCGATCCTCTGCGCAGGTGTCACTGTCTACAAGGGCCTGAAGGTCACCGGGGCGCGCCCCGGCCAGTGGGTGGCCATTTCTGGCATCGGCGGCCTGGGCCACGTCGCCGTGCAGTACGCCCGTGCCATGGGCCTGCACGTGGCCGCCATCGATGTCGACGATGCCAAGCTGGAGCTGGCCAGGAAACTCGGTGCCAGCCTGACCATCAACGCCTGCCACGAGAATCCCGCCGAGGTCATTCAGCGTGATATCGGCGGCGCCCATGGCGTGCTGGTCACGGCGGTGTCGAACAGCGCGTTCAGCCAGGCCATCGGTATGGCGCGTCGGGGTGGCACGGTGGCGCTGGTGGGACTACCGCCGGGCGATTTCCCAACGCCGATCTTCGATGTGGTGCTCAAGGCCATCAGCATCACCGGCTCCATCGTCGGTACACGCGCCGACCTGCAGGAAGCCATGGACTTTGCTGGCGAGGGGTTGGTCAAGGCAACTATCCACCGCGATACGCTGGATAACGTCAATGGCATCCTCGAGCAGTTGCGCGCCGGCAAGGTCGAGGGTCGGGTGGTCATGCAATTCTGA
- the purE gene encoding 5-(carboxyamino)imidazole ribonucleotide mutase, which translates to MSALVGVIMGSKSDWSTLSHTVEMLDKLGIPNEVKVVSAHRTPDLLFQYAEEAEGRGIQVIIAGAGGAAHLPGMCAAKTHLPVLGVPVQSSMLSGVDSLLSIVQMPAGIPVATLAIGKAGAINAALLAASILGHQHPQFHTALKQFRDEQTNTVLDNPDPRAQ; encoded by the coding sequence ATGAGCGCACTGGTAGGCGTGATCATGGGTTCCAAGTCCGATTGGAGCACCCTGAGCCATACCGTCGAGATGCTGGATAAACTAGGCATTCCCAACGAAGTGAAGGTGGTTTCTGCCCACCGCACCCCGGATCTGCTGTTCCAGTACGCTGAAGAAGCCGAAGGCCGCGGTATTCAGGTGATCATCGCGGGTGCCGGTGGTGCCGCTCACCTGCCTGGCATGTGCGCTGCTAAAACCCATCTGCCAGTGCTCGGCGTGCCGGTGCAGTCGTCCATGCTCTCGGGCGTCGACTCGCTGCTGTCCATCGTGCAGATGCCGGCTGGTATTCCAGTCGCCACCCTGGCCATCGGCAAGGCTGGCGCCATCAACGCCGCGCTGCTGGCGGCGAGCATCCTTGGGCATCAGCATCCGCAGTTCCACACGGCGCTCAAGCAGTTCCGTGATGAGCAGACCAATACCGTGCTGGATAACCCGGATCCGAGGGCGCAGTGA
- a CDS encoding 5-(carboxyamino)imidazole ribonucleotide synthase, protein MKIGVIGGGQLGRMLALAGTPLGMNFAFLDPAPDACAQALGEHIRADYGDQDHLRQLADEVDLVTFEFESVPAETVAFLSQFVPVYPGAESLRIARDRWFEKSMFRDLGIPTPEFADIQSQADLDAAAASIGLPAVMKTRTLGYDGKGQKVLRKPEDVTGAFAELGSVPCILEGFVPFSGEVSLVAVRGRDGETRFYPLVHNTHDSGILSLSVASTNHPLQALAEDYVGRVLKQLDYVGVMAFEFFEVDGGLKANEIAPRVHNSGHWTIEGAECSQFENHLRAVAGLPLGSTAKVGESAMLNFIGSVPAVDKVAAIDDCHLHHYGKAFKVGRKVGHATLRCADRATLDSRIAEVQALIAAG, encoded by the coding sequence ATGAAGATCGGCGTAATCGGCGGTGGCCAGCTCGGCCGCATGTTGGCCCTGGCAGGCACTCCGCTAGGCATGAATTTCGCTTTTCTCGACCCGGCACCGGATGCCTGTGCACAGGCGCTGGGCGAGCACATCCGCGCCGATTACGGCGACCAGGATCACTTGCGTCAATTGGCCGATGAAGTCGACCTGGTGACCTTCGAGTTCGAAAGCGTGCCGGCGGAAACCGTGGCGTTCCTGTCCCAGTTCGTGCCGGTCTACCCCGGTGCCGAGTCGCTGCGCATCGCCCGTGATCGCTGGTTCGAGAAATCGATGTTCCGTGATCTGGGCATCCCCACCCCGGAATTCGCCGATATCCAGTCACAGGCCGATCTGGATGCGGCAGCTGCCAGCATTGGCCTGCCGGCCGTGATGAAGACCCGTACCCTGGGTTATGACGGCAAGGGCCAGAAGGTTCTGCGCAAGCCTGAAGACGTCACCGGTGCTTTCGCCGAGCTGGGCAGCGTGCCGTGCATCCTCGAAGGTTTCGTGCCGTTCAGCGGTGAAGTGTCGCTGGTCGCCGTGCGTGGCCGTGATGGCGAAACACGCTTCTACCCGTTGGTGCACAACACCCACGACAGCGGCATTCTCAGCCTATCGGTGGCCAGCACCAATCACCCGCTGCAGGCGCTGGCCGAAGATTACGTCGGGCGCGTGCTGAAGCAGCTCGATTACGTTGGCGTCATGGCTTTCGAATTCTTCGAGGTCGACGGTGGCCTCAAGGCCAACGAGATCGCGCCGCGGGTACACAACTCCGGGCACTGGACCATCGAAGGTGCCGAGTGCAGCCAGTTCGAGAACCACCTGCGCGCTGTCGCCGGCCTGCCGCTGGGCTCGACCGCCAAGGTCGGCGAGAGCGCCATGCTCAACTTCATCGGCAGCGTACCGGCTGTGGATAAGGTTGCGGCCATCGATGATTGCCACCTGCATCACTACGGCAAGGCCTTCAAGGTCGGGCGCAAGGTTGGTCATGCCACCCTGCGTTGTGCGGATCGGGCGACCCTCGACAGCCGTATCGCCGAGGTACAGGCGCTTATCGCAGCAGGCTAG
- a CDS encoding GlsB/YeaQ/YmgE family stress response membrane protein, with amino-acid sequence MGIIGTILIGLIVGLIARFLKPGDDSMGWIMTILLGIGGSIAATYGGQALGIYRAGEGAGFIGAVVGAIILLVIYGLITKKR; translated from the coding sequence ATGGGTATTATCGGCACTATTTTAATCGGCCTGATCGTCGGGTTGATCGCCCGTTTCCTCAAGCCAGGCGATGACAGCATGGGCTGGATCATGACCATCCTGCTGGGTATCGGTGGCTCCATCGCTGCGACCTACGGTGGTCAGGCACTGGGCATCTACCGGGCGGGTGAAGGCGCTGGTTTCATCGGCGCGGTGGTTGGTGCGATCATCCTGCTGGTGATCTACGGCTTGATCACCAAGAAGCGTTGA
- a CDS encoding DUF3299 domain-containing protein yields the protein MRYLPLVLLLICGIARAELPETDWLELMPEADQRALEQMPEITHDSPEAAGSFDSKGGLKQQQKGLPAVMYSAKTVPAMNGKQIRLGGYPVPLETDNAGRSTLFFLVPYPGACIHVPPPPPNQLVLVRYPKGIALDDIYEPLWVNGTLKIEPVSNDLADAAYALDASSARMVEESDL from the coding sequence ATGCGTTACCTGCCCCTTGTTCTGCTATTGATCTGCGGCATCGCCCGTGCCGAACTGCCCGAAACCGACTGGCTGGAGCTGATGCCCGAAGCGGATCAGCGTGCCTTGGAGCAGATGCCGGAGATCACCCACGACAGCCCTGAAGCGGCTGGCAGTTTCGACAGCAAGGGCGGCCTCAAACAACAGCAAAAGGGCTTGCCCGCCGTCATGTATTCGGCCAAGACAGTGCCGGCCATGAACGGCAAGCAAATTCGTCTCGGTGGCTACCCGGTTCCACTGGAAACCGATAATGCCGGGCGCAGCACGCTGTTCTTCCTGGTGCCATATCCCGGCGCCTGCATCCATGTCCCGCCACCGCCGCCCAACCAACTGGTGCTGGTGCGCTATCCCAAGGGCATCGCCCTGGACGATATCTACGAGCCACTCTGGGTCAATGGCACGCTGAAGATCGAGCCGGTCAGCAATGACCTGGCCGACGCTGCCTATGCGCTAGACGCCAGTAGCGCGCGGATGGTCGAGGAAAGCGATCTGTGA
- a CDS encoding lipase family protein, whose product MSSKGGVEDEAARLGLSNSFDFSNLQMASGTSGAVFRTRTGFAYAVHGVGGRQGEMLLAFRGTDTFADAMTDANAGLQRGPSTWPVHAGFNETFKSLRNDLDSFMRGRNPSTVHCVGHSLGGALATLAADHLSELGVAGIKLYTFGSPRTGVGGFARHLSGKLGATNIHRVYHSADPVSMVPIFPFSHVPVSGNVCMIPWKGAQISPNAHRMTQYLPAIGDATWTGLYRNPEPPLDREIDIWLESASYGPTMHSAATLWMISKAMQYLLKKAANMVIGSAITVSMTVLDQIASVLVQGAQLCKDISDSIRALIVKIFKFLGRAVPATIEVTTFFLRWVLDLLARAVVDMARQAMQLVIR is encoded by the coding sequence ATGTCATCCAAAGGTGGTGTGGAGGATGAAGCCGCCCGTCTCGGGCTGAGCAACTCATTCGACTTCTCCAATCTGCAAATGGCCAGTGGAACCAGCGGTGCCGTTTTCCGTACACGGACAGGCTTCGCCTATGCCGTACACGGCGTAGGGGGGCGGCAGGGAGAGATGCTGTTGGCATTTCGCGGCACCGACACCTTTGCAGATGCTATGACCGATGCGAACGCCGGCCTGCAACGCGGCCCGAGCACCTGGCCTGTGCACGCAGGCTTCAATGAAACGTTCAAGTCGTTACGCAATGATCTCGATTCATTCATGCGTGGACGCAACCCCAGCACCGTGCACTGCGTGGGCCACAGCCTGGGCGGTGCGCTGGCTACTCTGGCGGCAGATCACCTCAGTGAACTCGGCGTGGCCGGAATCAAGCTCTACACCTTCGGCTCACCACGCACAGGTGTCGGCGGCTTTGCCCGGCACCTGAGCGGCAAGCTTGGTGCCACCAACATCCATCGCGTTTACCACAGCGCCGATCCGGTGAGCATGGTGCCGATATTCCCGTTCAGCCATGTGCCAGTCAGCGGCAATGTCTGCATGATCCCCTGGAAGGGCGCGCAGATCAGCCCCAACGCACACCGTATGACCCAGTACCTGCCTGCCATTGGCGATGCCACCTGGACAGGGCTGTACCGCAACCCTGAGCCGCCACTCGATCGGGAAATCGACATCTGGCTGGAGAGCGCCAGCTACGGCCCCACCATGCATTCCGCAGCGACATTGTGGATGATTTCCAAGGCCATGCAGTACCTGCTCAAGAAGGCTGCCAATATGGTAATCGGCAGCGCGATCACCGTGAGCATGACCGTGCTGGATCAGATTGCCAGTGTCCTGGTGCAGGGCGCACAGCTTTGCAAGGACATCAGCGATTCGATACGCGCCCTGATCGTGAAAATCTTCAAGTTCCTGGGTCGCGCAGTGCCTGCCACCATCGAAGTGACCACGTTTTTTCTGCGCTGGGTGCTCGATCTGCTGGCCAGGGCGGTCGTCGACATGGCGCGCCAAGCCATGCAGCTCGTGATTCGCTAG
- a CDS encoding DUF4198 domain-containing protein, producing MNRKTLSCCALLLIGLLTQGYAMAFSKTLYLFSEVEGTVLLDGKPVQGVEIEQEYHWHWKNEHRTNTTQSDAQGRFQLPAVTAKSLTAGFMPHEPVTGQRITLRYQGKEHKGWVFTKHNYDNLGEVKGRPLKFICELNSEPVAHPETETFGICVLQ from the coding sequence TTGAACCGCAAAACACTTTCCTGCTGCGCATTGCTGCTTATCGGACTACTCACACAGGGTTACGCCATGGCTTTTTCTAAGACGCTTTATCTGTTCTCCGAGGTAGAGGGCACCGTGTTGCTCGACGGGAAACCTGTTCAGGGTGTGGAGATAGAACAGGAATATCACTGGCATTGGAAAAACGAGCACCGTACCAACACCACACAATCCGATGCTCAAGGCCGCTTTCAACTGCCGGCCGTGACTGCGAAATCACTGACAGCAGGCTTCATGCCCCACGAACCGGTGACCGGCCAGCGAATCACCCTGCGCTATCAGGGTAAGGAACATAAAGGCTGGGTATTCACCAAACACAATTATGACAACCTGGGTGAGGTGAAGGGCCGCCCACTGAAGTTCATCTGTGAGCTCAACAGCGAACCCGTCGCTCACCCGGAAACTGAAACATTCGGCATCTGCGTTCTTCAGTAA
- a CDS encoding TIGR02270 family protein, whose translation MIATILDQHAEEAAFLAGLRSYAVGAPHYDLEHLGDLDERIEAHLDGLQVAGLKGLHLLLEQLTPHAQGEVFATAALALRLSNDSALETLYQHLHANPEGEPFLVAAIGWLEWHEVSALIEGDLHATDVQRRRIALAAHTLHGKDPGPALLSALGHGDASVLAAAARLAGTLRRRDLLQQTLRQHRLHGDDDVRFWSNWASAQMGDQEALGNLRLFAEQPGERRRPALEVLLAWQPREASIAWLRGLMQSEAHRHMAIQAIGLLGDPQTIAWLIRQMHELPTARAAGEAFSLITGADLAELDLELSVYPDYDEGPTDDPSETNVSMDPDIDLPWPDPYQVEQWWQGQQQSLQPGIGHLLGQPFSERQCMAVLRSGTQRQRRAAASLLARYQPTSMLFATDAPARRQKRLLGC comes from the coding sequence ATGATCGCCACCATCCTCGACCAACACGCCGAAGAAGCCGCCTTCCTCGCAGGCCTGCGCAGCTACGCGGTAGGCGCGCCCCATTATGACCTGGAGCATCTCGGCGATCTGGACGAGCGGATCGAGGCGCATCTCGATGGTCTGCAGGTCGCCGGCCTCAAAGGGCTTCACCTGTTGCTGGAGCAACTGACCCCACACGCCCAGGGCGAGGTATTCGCTACGGCTGCGCTGGCACTGCGCCTGAGTAACGACAGCGCCCTGGAAACGCTGTATCAACATCTGCACGCCAACCCTGAGGGCGAGCCGTTTCTTGTCGCCGCAATAGGCTGGCTGGAGTGGCACGAAGTCTCCGCGCTGATCGAAGGCGATCTGCATGCCACTGACGTACAGCGCCGACGGATCGCCCTGGCTGCCCACACACTGCACGGCAAGGATCCAGGCCCGGCGCTGCTCTCGGCCCTCGGCCACGGTGATGCCAGCGTACTGGCCGCCGCGGCTCGGCTGGCTGGTACCCTGCGGCGCCGTGACCTGCTGCAGCAGACGCTGCGCCAACACCGCCTGCACGGTGACGATGACGTGCGTTTCTGGAGCAACTGGGCCAGCGCCCAGATGGGCGACCAGGAGGCGCTCGGCAATCTGCGCCTGTTCGCCGAGCAGCCGGGTGAGCGCCGCCGGCCCGCGCTCGAGGTACTGCTCGCCTGGCAACCGCGAGAGGCCAGCATTGCCTGGTTGCGCGGCCTGATGCAGAGCGAGGCGCACCGCCATATGGCGATCCAGGCCATCGGTCTGCTCGGTGATCCGCAGACCATTGCCTGGCTGATTCGGCAGATGCACGAACTGCCCACGGCCCGTGCGGCGGGTGAAGCGTTCAGCCTGATTACCGGTGCGGACCTCGCGGAACTCGACCTGGAATTGAGCGTCTATCCCGACTACGACGAAGGCCCTACCGATGATCCGTCCGAGACAAACGTCAGCATGGATCCGGACATCGACCTGCCCTGGCCCGACCCGTATCAGGTCGAACAATGGTGGCAAGGCCAGCAGCAGAGCTTGCAGCCGGGCATCGGGCATTTGCTGGGCCAGCCGTTCAGCGAGAGACAGTGCATGGCCGTGCTGCGCAGCGGTACACAGCGGCAGAGACGCGCAGCGGCCAGCTTACTAGCGCGCTACCAGCCGACCAGCATGCTGTTTGCAACGGATGCGCCGGCACGCCGGCAAAAGCGATTGCTGGGCTGCTGA
- a CDS encoding beta-ketoacyl synthase N-terminal-like domain-containing protein — protein MSALSILSSGMVSAVGLSAPASCAAIRCALDNFQETRFIDGGGEWQVAASVPLEEAWRGRAKLVKMAARAIAESLAALPGLDCAATPLLLGVAELDRPGRCDGLDNSLLRDIERELGVQFHGASTLIPRGRVSAGVALLNARRLIHEGGHRYVLIAGVDSFLNAATLSAFEQRQRLLTSRHSNGFIPGEGAAAVVVGAPVRQDAEQLICFGLGFGVEKATVEADDIPLRADGLVQATQAALKDGNCPMEQMDYRLTDNSGEQYYFKEAALALSRTLRVVKEEFDIWHPADCIGECGAAIGPAMLAVALAASRKGYSLGSNIVYQLGNDAGERAVALLRYQQVGAA, from the coding sequence ATGAGCGCCCTCAGCATCCTCTCCAGCGGTATGGTCAGCGCCGTGGGCCTGAGCGCGCCGGCCAGTTGCGCGGCGATCCGCTGCGCCCTCGACAATTTTCAGGAAACCCGCTTCATCGACGGCGGCGGTGAATGGCAGGTCGCCGCCAGCGTGCCACTGGAGGAGGCCTGGCGCGGCCGAGCCAAGCTGGTGAAGATGGCCGCCCGCGCCATCGCCGAAAGCCTCGCCGCCTTGCCTGGCCTGGATTGCGCCGCTACGCCGCTGCTGCTCGGCGTCGCTGAACTGGATCGACCAGGGCGTTGCGACGGCCTGGACAACAGCCTGCTGCGCGATATCGAGCGTGAGCTGGGTGTGCAGTTTCATGGTGCGTCCACGCTCATCCCGCGCGGCCGGGTCAGCGCCGGCGTGGCGCTGCTCAATGCACGCCGGCTGATCCACGAAGGCGGTCATCGGTACGTGCTGATCGCCGGGGTCGACTCCTTTCTCAACGCAGCCACCCTGTCCGCCTTCGAGCAACGTCAGCGGCTGCTGACCAGCCGCCACTCCAACGGCTTCATTCCCGGTGAAGGCGCAGCGGCGGTGGTGGTCGGCGCGCCGGTGCGCCAGGACGCCGAACAGCTGATCTGCTTCGGGCTGGGCTTTGGCGTCGAGAAGGCCACCGTGGAGGCCGACGACATCCCGCTGCGCGCCGACGGGCTGGTGCAGGCCACCCAGGCGGCGCTCAAGGATGGCAACTGCCCCATGGAACAGATGGACTACCGGCTGACCGACAATTCCGGCGAGCAGTACTACTTCAAGGAAGCAGCCCTGGCGCTGAGCCGCACACTGCGGGTGGTCAAGGAGGAGTTCGATATCTGGCACCCCGCCGACTGTATCGGCGAATGCGGCGCCGCCATCGGCCCGGCCATGCTGGCAGTGGCCCTGGCCGCGTCACGCAAGGGCTACAGCCTGGGTTCGAACATCGTCTATCAACTGGGCAATGATGCCGGCGAGCGCGCCGTGGCGCTGCTGCGTTATCAGCAGGTAGGAGCAGCCTGA
- a CDS encoding DUF2169 family type VI secretion system accessory protein, with translation MELLNATRMVAAYNQGLDADGREYLVVIVKGTFDLPVDGSVARLLDEQQRLLMSDTFAGDPALSAPLREFDFAPFKPYCDVLVSGSAHAPGGRPVSQLTVGIRVGRVSKAFSVYGPRHWQPGALGTSAGAPQPFVRQDISYASAFGGHHTAPSNPEHLLCNLRNPAGQGWYPRSLSGGTVVGMPMPSTEKLGQPVDVPHGDFEPMALGPLGKHWQARVGFAGTYDQAWQDEQFPFLPKDFDERYFQAAPADQQTDYLKGGEEVFLLGLLPSERAGFRVPSVRMPVTYFLSAGGHETADAVIDTLLVDTDAGHVEITWRTRRPLKRSLFEIAQVLVGEKSRAWWRARELGKDYYPSLAALSRSRSTEDDLS, from the coding sequence ATGGAACTGCTCAACGCCACGCGAATGGTGGCCGCCTACAACCAGGGTCTGGATGCTGATGGCCGCGAATACTTGGTGGTCATCGTCAAGGGCACCTTCGATCTGCCGGTGGACGGCAGCGTGGCGCGCCTGCTCGATGAGCAGCAGCGGCTGCTGATGAGCGACACCTTCGCGGGTGACCCGGCACTCTCCGCGCCGCTGCGCGAATTCGATTTTGCGCCGTTCAAGCCATACTGCGACGTGCTGGTCAGCGGCAGCGCACACGCGCCAGGCGGCCGCCCGGTCAGCCAGCTGACCGTGGGCATCCGTGTCGGCCGGGTCAGCAAGGCATTCAGCGTGTACGGCCCGCGGCACTGGCAACCCGGCGCCCTGGGCACCAGCGCCGGCGCGCCACAGCCCTTCGTACGTCAGGACATTTCCTACGCCAGTGCCTTCGGCGGCCACCACACGGCGCCGAGTAACCCCGAGCACCTGCTGTGCAATCTGCGCAACCCGGCCGGCCAGGGCTGGTACCCGCGCAGCCTGAGCGGCGGCACCGTGGTCGGCATGCCGATGCCCAGCACCGAAAAGCTCGGCCAGCCCGTGGATGTGCCCCATGGCGATTTCGAACCCATGGCCCTGGGCCCGCTGGGCAAGCACTGGCAGGCGCGCGTCGGCTTCGCCGGCACCTACGATCAGGCCTGGCAGGACGAACAGTTTCCCTTCCTGCCCAAGGACTTCGACGAACGCTATTTCCAGGCCGCCCCGGCCGACCAGCAGACCGACTACCTCAAGGGCGGCGAAGAGGTTTTCCTGCTCGGCCTGCTGCCCAGCGAACGCGCCGGCTTCCGGGTGCCCAGTGTGCGCATGCCGGTGACCTATTTCCTCAGCGCCGGCGGCCATGAAACCGCAGATGCGGTCATCGACACCCTGCTGGTCGATACCGATGCCGGGCATGTGGAAATCACCTGGCGCACGCGCCGGCCACTCAAACGCAGCCTGTTCGAGATCGCCCAGGTGCTGGTGGGCGAGAAGTCCCGCGCCTGGTGGCGCGCCCGTGAGCTGGGCAAGGACTATTACCCGTCGCTGGCCGCGTTGAGTCGCAGTCGTTCGACTGAGGATGACCTGTCATGA
- a CDS encoding PAAR-like domain-containing protein — protein sequence MSHTVYANGREISAKSSDGKSIAAFPDVCFTPPQAPPTPMGIPIPSPNTGLASDTTKGTRTVRMAGREVMLKNKSHYKTSYGDEPGCAPKKGILTGKIKGKVYFTSWSMDVKFEDKNVVRHLDLTTHNHGSKPGNTPPWPHTASMVLAFQPGGKYAGMEHLRVQPYSDPCPDSASGERHTGHHLIPGRCMRDIANYNHQQAPVICVSFGNQYQGSHQRCHERFDPVELNHHQQGKPFTYATARKTAAASAGGALTPPRDITPDEQACVEHQLDQCYTSTSAKAPACTDSTVLRASGKPGKAIPAPVSPSAPAGMP from the coding sequence ATGAGCCATACGGTTTACGCCAATGGTCGAGAAATCTCGGCGAAGAGCTCCGACGGCAAATCCATTGCTGCCTTTCCTGACGTTTGCTTTACGCCGCCCCAGGCACCGCCCACCCCCATGGGCATTCCCATCCCTTCTCCCAACACGGGCCTGGCCAGCGACACCACCAAAGGAACACGCACGGTCAGGATGGCGGGCAGGGAGGTGATGCTCAAGAACAAGAGTCACTACAAGACTAGCTATGGTGACGAACCCGGCTGCGCGCCCAAGAAAGGTATTCTGACTGGCAAGATCAAAGGGAAGGTGTACTTCACCTCTTGGTCTATGGACGTCAAGTTTGAAGACAAGAATGTCGTTCGCCACCTTGATCTGACTACTCACAACCACGGCTCAAAGCCCGGCAACACGCCACCATGGCCGCACACAGCCAGCATGGTGCTGGCCTTCCAGCCGGGCGGCAAATATGCCGGGATGGAACACCTGCGCGTACAGCCCTACAGCGATCCCTGCCCCGACTCGGCCAGCGGTGAGCGGCACACCGGCCACCACCTGATTCCCGGCCGTTGCATGCGCGATATAGCCAACTACAACCATCAGCAGGCACCGGTCATTTGCGTTTCGTTCGGCAACCAATATCAAGGCTCGCACCAGCGTTGCCACGAACGATTCGATCCTGTCGAGCTGAACCATCACCAACAGGGCAAACCGTTCACCTACGCAACCGCCAGGAAGACCGCAGCAGCGTCGGCCGGTGGCGCACTCACGCCACCGCGCGATATCACACCTGATGAACAGGCGTGCGTAGAGCACCAGCTCGACCAGTGCTACACCAGCACATCTGCCAAGGCCCCGGCCTGTACCGACTCAACCGTACTGAGGGCATCAGGCAAACCCGGCAAAGCTATCCCGGCCCCAGTCAGCCCAAGCGCCCCAGCGGGCATGCCTTAG
- a CDS encoding DUF6484 domain-containing protein yields the protein MTVQFHTPAVTRLDGVVIGVLLDVPQASSPVVAFPGCPSETGIAATTTTTLSREDIGAQVALMFVAGDPSQPLVIGRIQRLPQAPIATPAAVAHMDGERLEFSAEREIVLRCGKASITLTREGKVLIKGAYLSSRSSGVNRIKGGSVQIN from the coding sequence ATGACAGTCCAGTTCCACACCCCAGCCGTCACTCGCCTCGACGGCGTGGTCATCGGCGTGCTGCTCGATGTGCCCCAGGCGTCCAGCCCGGTAGTGGCGTTCCCCGGCTGCCCATCGGAAACCGGTATCGCCGCGACCACCACCACGACGCTCAGCCGTGAAGACATCGGCGCTCAGGTGGCGCTGATGTTCGTCGCCGGTGACCCGTCTCAGCCACTGGTGATCGGCCGCATCCAGCGCCTGCCGCAGGCGCCGATCGCCACGCCAGCGGCTGTGGCGCACATGGACGGCGAACGCCTGGAATTCAGCGCCGAACGCGAGATCGTGCTGCGCTGCGGCAAGGCCAGCATCACCCTGACCCGCGAGGGCAAGGTGCTGATCAAGGGCGCCTACCTGTCCAGCCGCTCCAGCGGCGTGAACCGCATCAAGGGCGGTTCGGTGCAGATCAACTGA